One window of the Trifolium pratense cultivar HEN17-A07 linkage group LG2, ARS_RC_1.1, whole genome shotgun sequence genome contains the following:
- the LOC123911324 gene encoding uncharacterized protein LOC123911324 yields the protein MEWKTYYLDMMLIPLEFFMTIGYHVWLWHKTRSEPFSTTIGINAHARRFWVPSMLKDIEKKNILVAQSLRNLIMGSTLMATTSILLSAGLAAIISSTYSVKKPVEDVLYGAHSEFSVALKYVTLLTIFLFSFFCHTLSIRFLNQLSLLICTPQDVLSMVTPDYLGEILERGTTLNTVGNRIFYSALPLMLWIFGPVLVFLCSLAMLLVFYNLDIVCGSGKAKTILNDESNYV from the exons aTGGAATGGAAGACATATTATTTGGATATGATGCTTATAccattagaattttttatgacTATTGGTTATCATGTATGGTTGTGGCATAAGACTCGATCAGAGCCTTTCTCCACTACAATTGGAATCAATGCTCATGCTAGAAGATTTTGGGTGCCTAGCATGTTGAAG GATATTGAAAAGAAGAACATCTTAGTAGCGCAAAGTCTTCGAAATCTTATAATGGGATCGACTCTTATGGCCACCACATCAATTCTTCTATCAGCTGGCTTAGCTGCTATAATAAGCAGTACTTACAGTGTAAAAAAGCCTGTTGAAGATGTTCTCTATGGTGCTCATAGCGAATTTTCAGTAGCACTTAAATATGTGACACTCCTTACCATATTCTTATTCTCATTTTTCTGCCACACTCTATCAATTAGGTTTCTCAACCAATTAAGCTTACTTATTTGCACCCCACAAGATGTTCTTTCCATGGTGACTCCTGATTATTTGGGAGAGATTTTGGAGAGAGGAACTACTTTGAACACTGTTGGAAATAGGATTTTCTACTCAGCTCTTCCACTTATGCTTTGGATATTTGGTCCTGTCTTGGTTTTCTTGTGCTCATTGGCTATGTTGCTAGTGTTTTACAATCTTGACATTGTTTGTGGAAGTGGAAAAGCAAAGACAATACTTAATGATGAAAGCAACTATGTCTAA
- the LOC123908618 gene encoding serine/threonine-protein kinase SAPK2-like isoform X1, whose product MERYEVVKDIGSGNFAVAKLVRDIFTKELFAVKFIERGQKIDEHVQREIMNHRSLKHPNIVRFKEVLLTPTHLAIVMEYAAGGELFERICSAGRFSEDEARFFFQQLISGVSYCHSMQICHRDLKLENTLLDGSTAPRVKICDFGYSKSSVLHSQPKSTVGTPAYIAPEVLTKREYDGKIADVWSCGVTLYVMLVGAYPFEDPEDPRNFRKTIGKILSVQYKVPDFVRVSSECIHLISQIFVANPEKRITIPEIKNHPWFLKNLPVELMEGGSWQTNDVNNPSQSVDEVLSIIQEARKPLNIPKIGGLLSGSNMDLDDFDADIDLEDIDTFGDFVCPPL is encoded by the exons ATGGAGCGCTATGAGGTTGTCAAAGATATTGGTTCTGGGAATTTTGCTGTTGCAAAGCTAGTTAGAGACATCTTCACCAAAGAGCTTTTTGCTGTTAAGTTTATTGAAAGAGGCCaaaag ATTGACGAGCATGTCCAGAGGGAAATCATGAATCATAGATCATTGAAGCATCCTAATATTGTTAGATTTAAAGAG GTCCTGCTAACACCAACACATCTAGCCATAGTAATGGAGTATGCTGCTGGAGGAGAACTCTTTGAGCGGATATGCAGTGCTGGTAGATTTAGTGAAGATGAG GCAAGGTTTTTCTTTCAGCAATTGATATCAGGAGTCAGTTACTGTCATTCAATG CAAATCTGCCATAGAGATTTGAAGCTTGAAAACACACTCCTAGATGGAAGCACTGCACCACGAGTCAAAATTTGTGACTTTGGTTACTCAAAG TCATCTGTGTTGCATTCACAACCGAAGTCGACTGTAGGAACTCCCGCTTACATTGCACCTGAAGTTCTGACGAAGAGAGAATATGATGGAAAG ATTGCAGATGTTTGGTCTTGCGGAGTCACTTTATACGTGATGTTAGTCGGCGCATATCCTTTTGAAGACCCTGAGGATCCAAGAAACTTTAGGAAAACAATTGGT AAGATACTTAGTGTCCAGTACAAAGTCCCTGATTTCGTACGAGTTTCATCGGAATGTATACATCTTATATCTCAAATATTTGTGGCCAATCCTGAAAAG AGAATAACAATACCAGAAATCAAAAACCATCCATGGTTTTTGAAGAACTTGCCAGTAGAATTAATGGAAGGTGGAAGCTGGCAAACAAATGATGTAAATAATCCATCACAAAGTGTTGATGAAGTCCTGTCCATTATACAAGAGGCAAGAAAACCTCTTAACATCCCAAAAATTGGTGGACTTCTTAGTGGAAGCAACATGGACCTAGATGATTTTGATGCTGACATAGATCTTGAAGATATAGACACATTTGGTGATTTCGTTTGCCCTCCTCTTTAA
- the LOC123908649 gene encoding uncharacterized protein LOC123908649, producing the protein MEWQKYYMDILLVPCGFIIILLYHLWLWHMTRTQPFTTTFGRDADGRRFWVPAMMKDIDNKNTIAIQALRNVIMGTTLMSTTSILLCAGLGAIISSTYSVKKPIKESVFGAHGDFVVVLKFAIVLTMLSFSFVCNTLSSTFLNRVNLLICIPQNVKSMVTPDYLTQYLGKAMLLNIVGNRLFYTAITLQLWIFGPLLPFLSSMLMVCILYNLDFAGGDRARNADMDFIRTDP; encoded by the exons ATGGAGTGGCAAAAATATTATATGGATATACTTCTTGTACCATGCGGGTTTATCATCATTCTTTTATATCATTTATGGTTATGGCATATGACTCGAACTCAGCCATTCACCACAACTTTTGGAAGAGATGCAGATGGTCGAAGATTTTGGGTTCCTGCCATGATGaag GATATTGACAACAAGAATACAATAGCAATCCAAGCACTTAGAAATGTAATAATGGGAACAACCCTAATGTCAACAACATCGATTCTCCTATGTGCTGGTCTAGGAGCAATTATAAGTAGCACTTATAGTGTTAAAAAGCCAATCAAAGAATCAGTTTTTGGAGCACATGGTGATTTTGTTGTAGTACTAAAATTTGCCATAGTACTTACAATGCTATCATTCTCATTTGTATGCAACACTCTATCATCAACATTTCTCAATAGAGTAAATTTGCTAATTTGCATCCCACAAAATGTTAAGTCTATGGTGACTCCAGATTATTTGACACAATATCTTGGAAAAGCTATGTTATTGAACATAGTTGGAAATAGGCTTTTCTATACAGCAATTACACTTCAACTTTGGATCTTTGGACCTTTGTTACCTTTCCTCTCTTCAATGTTAATGGTTTGTATACTTTACAATCTTGATTTTGCGGGCGGGGATCGTGCTAGAAATGCGGATATGGATTTTATTCGGACCGATCCTTGA
- the LOC123908416 gene encoding kunitz-type trypsin inhibitor-like 2 protein — MKPTKHKKYKQSKVMNPTLSLTLSFLLFTFLSNLSPNNAGQPVFDTNGKPVVFGKQYFISPATDNIPTKGGLTLNKVGDDSKCPVTVLQNNAITGLPVKFTIPQNTTGIGPEIGMVTSSDLEIEFIEKPDCAESSKWLVFVDDKIQENCVGIGGPANYPGVEIISGKFLVVTHTQGPSYRIGFCLDSSGDCFYVGLQEFNSGEGGSRLILTIAGAYNVVFVDADSVKSQSI; from the coding sequence ATGAAaccaacaaaacacaaaaagtaTAAACAAAGCAAAGTCATGAATCCTACCTTATCCCTTACTCTTTCCTTCCTCCTATTTACTTTCCTCTCCAACCTTTCACCAAACAATGCAGGTCAACCAGTTTTTGACACAAATGGTAAGCCTGTTGTCTTTGGTAAACAATACTTCATTTCTCCAGCAACTGATAACATCCCCACAAAGGGAGGACTAACCTTAAACAAAGTTGGTGATGATTCAAAATGTCCAGTAACTGTCCTACAAAACAATGCTATAACTGGTTTACCAGTTAAATTCACCATCCCACAAAATACCACCGGAATCGGCCCAGAAATTGGAATGGTAACAAGTTCCGATCTTGAGATCGAATTCATCGAGAAGCCTGATTGCGCCGAATCATCAAAATGGTtggtgtttgttgatgataaaaTTCAAGAAAACTGTGTTGGTATTGGTGGTCCTGCAAATTATCCTGGTGTAGAGATAATTAGTGGTAAATTTTTAGTTGTGACACATACACAAGGACCAAGTTATAGGATTGGATTTTGTTTAGATAGTTCTGGTGATTGTTTTTATGTTGGATTGCAAGAGTTTAATTCTGGAGAAGGTGGTTCACGTTTGATTTTGACTATAGCTGGTGCTTATAATGTTGTATTTGTTGATGCTGATTCTGTTAAATCTCAAAGTATTTAG
- the LOC123908231 gene encoding kunitz-type trypsin inhibitor-like 1 protein — MNPTLSLTLSFLLFAFLTNLPSNNAVQQVFDTNGNPVVSGKQYFIFPASDNPKKGGLTLNKVGDDSKCPVTVLQNNAITGLPVKFTIPESTTDNIVTGTDLDIEFTEKPDCAESSKWLLFVDGNNQQSYVGIGGPSNYPGVEIISGKFLVVKHGKDGSYKIGFCLDSTGDCGYLGLQEINAGETGSRLILTITDAYSVVFVDAASVKSQSI, encoded by the coding sequence ATGAATCCGACCTTATCCCTAACCCTTTCCTTCCTCCTATTTGCTTTTCTCACCAATCTTCCATCAAACAATGCAGTTCAGCAAGTTTTTGACACAAATGGTAACCCTGTTGTCTCTGGTAAACAATACTTCATTTTTCCAGCAAGTGATAACCCCAAAAAGGGAGGACTAACCTTAAACAAAGTAGGTGATGATTCAAAATGTCCAGTAACTGTCCTACAAAACAATGCCATAACAGGCTTACCAGTTAAATTCACCATCCCGGAAAGTACCACCGATAACATCGTAACAGGTACCGATCTTGATATCGAGTTCACCGAGAAGCCTGATTGTGCTGAATCATCAAAATGGTTGCTGTTTGTTGATGGTAATAATCAACAAAGCTATGTTGGTATTGGTGGTCCTTCAAATTATCCTGGTGTAGAAATAATCAGTGGAAAATTTTTAGTTGTGAAACATGGAAAAGATGGTAGTTataaaattggtttttgtttGGATAGTACTGGTGATTGTGGTTATCTTGGATTACAAGAGATTAATGCTGGAGAAACTGGTTCACGTTTGATTTTGACTATAACTGATGCTTATTCTGTTGTATTTGTTGATGCTGCTTCTGTTAAATCTCAAAGTATTTAG
- the LOC123908618 gene encoding serine/threonine-protein kinase SAPK2-like isoform X2: MERYEVVKDIGSGNFAVAKLVRDIFTKELFAIDEHVQREIMNHRSLKHPNIVRFKEVLLTPTHLAIVMEYAAGGELFERICSAGRFSEDEARFFFQQLISGVSYCHSMQICHRDLKLENTLLDGSTAPRVKICDFGYSKSSVLHSQPKSTVGTPAYIAPEVLTKREYDGKIADVWSCGVTLYVMLVGAYPFEDPEDPRNFRKTIGKILSVQYKVPDFVRVSSECIHLISQIFVANPEKRITIPEIKNHPWFLKNLPVELMEGGSWQTNDVNNPSQSVDEVLSIIQEARKPLNIPKIGGLLSGSNMDLDDFDADIDLEDIDTFGDFVCPPL; the protein is encoded by the exons ATGGAGCGCTATGAGGTTGTCAAAGATATTGGTTCTGGGAATTTTGCTGTTGCAAAGCTAGTTAGAGACATCTTCACCAAAGAGCTTTTTGCT ATTGACGAGCATGTCCAGAGGGAAATCATGAATCATAGATCATTGAAGCATCCTAATATTGTTAGATTTAAAGAG GTCCTGCTAACACCAACACATCTAGCCATAGTAATGGAGTATGCTGCTGGAGGAGAACTCTTTGAGCGGATATGCAGTGCTGGTAGATTTAGTGAAGATGAG GCAAGGTTTTTCTTTCAGCAATTGATATCAGGAGTCAGTTACTGTCATTCAATG CAAATCTGCCATAGAGATTTGAAGCTTGAAAACACACTCCTAGATGGAAGCACTGCACCACGAGTCAAAATTTGTGACTTTGGTTACTCAAAG TCATCTGTGTTGCATTCACAACCGAAGTCGACTGTAGGAACTCCCGCTTACATTGCACCTGAAGTTCTGACGAAGAGAGAATATGATGGAAAG ATTGCAGATGTTTGGTCTTGCGGAGTCACTTTATACGTGATGTTAGTCGGCGCATATCCTTTTGAAGACCCTGAGGATCCAAGAAACTTTAGGAAAACAATTGGT AAGATACTTAGTGTCCAGTACAAAGTCCCTGATTTCGTACGAGTTTCATCGGAATGTATACATCTTATATCTCAAATATTTGTGGCCAATCCTGAAAAG AGAATAACAATACCAGAAATCAAAAACCATCCATGGTTTTTGAAGAACTTGCCAGTAGAATTAATGGAAGGTGGAAGCTGGCAAACAAATGATGTAAATAATCCATCACAAAGTGTTGATGAAGTCCTGTCCATTATACAAGAGGCAAGAAAACCTCTTAACATCCCAAAAATTGGTGGACTTCTTAGTGGAAGCAACATGGACCTAGATGATTTTGATGCTGACATAGATCTTGAAGATATAGACACATTTGGTGATTTCGTTTGCCCTCCTCTTTAA